One Syntrophaceae bacterium DNA window includes the following coding sequences:
- a CDS encoding PAS domain S-box protein, translating to MTEAASSERFKTIQDLMHELVALWQRVNDLEESDRELRKALEASRAHETRLRSIIGAMPLRLFVKDVGLNYLLCNEAYSLDWDMRAGDLAGKSDRDLFAAETADKLAEIEHEVIRSGRTEIAEEDRLVAGREVTFLAIRKPVIDGEGNTLGILGILQDITEDKRQRAAQERRIHELEGALAERVGQVESLKSELERTAAEHRQREEEFSRLRSEMESELQIRREEIHRLRNDLQKEMYERGQAVEALRKAVAHSQELLESVQKFAEQR from the coding sequence ATGACGGAAGCGGCAAGCAGCGAGCGTTTCAAGACCATCCAGGACCTCATGCACGAGCTGGTCGCACTGTGGCAGCGGGTCAATGACCTCGAGGAATCGGACCGGGAGCTCCGCAAGGCCCTCGAAGCGTCGAGGGCCCATGAAACACGTCTCCGGAGCATCATCGGGGCCATGCCGCTGCGCCTCTTCGTCAAGGATGTGGGGCTCAACTACCTTCTGTGCAACGAGGCCTACTCCCTCGACTGGGACATGCGGGCCGGCGATCTCGCTGGAAAGTCCGACCGCGACCTCTTCGCCGCCGAGACGGCCGACAAGCTCGCCGAGATCGAGCACGAAGTGATCCGCTCCGGCAGGACGGAAATCGCCGAGGAGGACCGGCTCGTGGCCGGCCGCGAGGTCACATTCCTGGCGATCCGAAAGCCCGTCATCGACGGGGAGGGCAACACCTTGGGGATCCTGGGCATCCTGCAGGACATCACGGAGGACAAGCGGCAGAGGGCCGCCCAAGAGCGGCGGATCCACGAGCTGGAGGGGGCTCTCGCGGAGCGCGTGGGCCAGGTAGAGTCCCTGAAGAGCGAACTGGAGAGGACGGCGGCGGAGCACCGGCAGAGGGAAGAGGAGTTCAGCCGCCTGCGCTCCGAGATGGAAAGCGAGCTGCAGATCCGCCGAGAGGAGATCCACCGGCTCAGAAACGACCTGCAGAAGGAGATGTACGAGCGTGGCCAGGCCGTCGAGGCCCTGAGGAAAGCCGTCGCCCACTCCCAGGAGCTTCTCGAGTCGGTGCAGAAATTCGCCGAACAGCGGTAG
- a CDS encoding DUF4382 domain-containing protein — protein MAIFIKDGPTDDFEKILVTVTEVSLIPVSGAPVVIYENPSGCEIDLLQHRQEDFLLTIKRNVPAGTYSKIRLRVTNIDLVPKEGRPLVTEVKLPSGKIDLNPRGTFTVEPGGTLSIRLDMDANKAIHVHPSKRDRYIFRPVVFVKIETGFPAEICPKIVHGTITSLIKNSLNQTTGFVMALDDRRGTLDIKLTSGTDIFLASGDFGDAGDLEVGQEVRVRGQMDSSGALAASLVIIGDVLDVVGEVAGVVSSNVFQLTTFSQEEILGTYVVRIDPAKTLILTDCNTEVGPEAIQEGMVARVIGKLVGFELSAAVVVLRPKEVTGEITSASDVSGGRQLTVMPEGGTTGVQVFVPAAAPVYIEGDGQVSASYLTAGRHVRILLDPAIASPATAKTVFIVGQKVEGTVSSVGSDTMVVDGRTVRVPAGATVLDLRSGCSLVPFSTIRAGDKVVYFGLETTGADFEAPVVLIVD, from the coding sequence GTGGCAATATTCATCAAGGACGGGCCGACGGATGACTTTGAAAAGATCCTCGTGACCGTCACGGAAGTGTCGCTGATTCCCGTCAGCGGCGCTCCGGTCGTGATCTACGAGAACCCGAGCGGGTGCGAGATTGACCTGCTTCAGCACAGGCAGGAGGATTTCCTCCTCACCATCAAGAGGAACGTTCCTGCCGGCACCTATTCCAAGATACGGCTCCGGGTTACGAATATCGATCTCGTGCCGAAGGAGGGAAGACCTCTTGTGACGGAAGTCAAACTTCCAAGCGGCAAGATCGATCTCAACCCCCGCGGCACCTTCACCGTTGAGCCCGGCGGGACCCTTTCCATTCGCCTGGACATGGATGCCAACAAGGCGATACACGTCCATCCCAGCAAGAGGGACAGGTACATCTTCCGTCCCGTCGTCTTCGTCAAAATCGAGACAGGCTTCCCCGCCGAGATCTGCCCGAAGATCGTCCACGGCACCATCACCAGCCTGATTAAAAATTCACTCAACCAGACGACGGGATTCGTCATGGCTCTCGACGACCGCCGCGGGACGCTGGATATCAAGCTGACCTCCGGCACGGACATATTCCTTGCCAGCGGTGATTTCGGTGATGCGGGAGACCTCGAGGTCGGCCAGGAAGTCCGGGTAAGGGGGCAGATGGATTCGTCGGGCGCCCTGGCCGCGTCGCTGGTCATCATCGGCGATGTCCTGGATGTCGTGGGTGAGGTGGCCGGTGTCGTCTCATCGAACGTGTTCCAACTCACCACGTTCAGCCAGGAGGAGATCCTCGGGACGTATGTGGTAAGGATCGATCCGGCCAAAACGCTCATCCTGACGGACTGCAACACGGAGGTCGGGCCCGAGGCCATCCAGGAAGGCATGGTGGCCAGGGTCATCGGAAAGCTTGTCGGGTTCGAGCTGAGCGCGGCGGTCGTGGTCCTGCGGCCTAAGGAAGTGACTGGGGAGATCACGTCCGCGTCGGACGTCTCCGGCGGCAGGCAACTCACCGTCATGCCGGAAGGAGGGACAACGGGGGTCCAGGTCTTCGTCCCGGCGGCGGCGCCCGTCTACATCGAAGGGGACGGCCAGGTGTCCGCAAGCTACCTCACCGCGGGCCGGCACGTGCGCATTCTTCTCGACCCGGCGATTGCGTCTCCTGCCACGGCAAAGACGGTGTTCATCGTGGGGCAGAAGGTCGAGGGGACGGTCAGCTCTGTCGGCTCGGACACCATGGTCGTGGACGGCCGCACCGTGCGTGTTCCCGCCGGGGCCACGGTCCTCGACCTCAGAAGCGGCTGCAGCCTCGTGCCCTTCTCGACGATCCGGGCGGGTGACAAGGTTGTCTACTTCGGCCTGGAAACCACCGGGGCGGATTTCGAGGCGCCGGTGGTTCTGATCGTGGATTAG
- a CDS encoding patatin-like phospholipase family protein — MTVIVISLMLASCVIVPKNSHINLSADDPAVPAPAPSSAAYIASTDIRYDVDWQCRNAWSGPPPERSIDKCLEDASRRDPDFIALALSGGGSRAAVFSAAVLFELRRHGILQRVDVISSASGGSVTAALYAASCDDAQDCPATVNPDLRRTIWKESDVYPLLQQNLIDRWRINCWRPENIVRYATYFDRTDVMAETFAETLFGGTRDTVNSFLFRDLNPRRPYLVLNSTNNTDSVAVPEIFTFTEQDFGTLRARLDLFPVAYGVAGSAAFPGAFHYVTLRDYRTQDARFVHFLDGGVQDNLGIESLWRILLRDSGTRYRGVPVLVILADSRPAANPKSAADPDPRRFLDYFVDFSNVRDTYSLLMVENQRLRAREFDKYVKSRPRGLFIHLEFGMLKDSHPDLYDRVKDIPTNFRIRDGQAESLKQAAAILVEKAVEKIRADAYWGGRFN, encoded by the coding sequence TTGACAGTTATCGTGATTTCGCTGATGCTCGCATCCTGCGTCATCGTGCCGAAGAACAGCCACATCAATCTTTCGGCCGATGATCCGGCAGTGCCGGCGCCTGCACCCTCGTCGGCCGCCTACATCGCGTCAACCGACATCCGCTATGACGTGGACTGGCAGTGCCGCAATGCCTGGAGCGGCCCTCCCCCGGAGCGCTCTATCGACAAGTGCCTCGAGGACGCCTCCCGGCGTGACCCCGATTTCATCGCCCTCGCCCTCTCGGGCGGCGGCAGCCGCGCCGCCGTGTTCTCGGCGGCCGTGCTCTTCGAGCTGCGCCGTCACGGCATCCTCCAGCGGGTCGACGTCATCTCGTCGGCATCGGGAGGCTCTGTGACGGCGGCCCTTTACGCGGCGAGCTGCGACGATGCGCAGGACTGCCCGGCCACGGTGAACCCCGACCTGCGGCGGACGATCTGGAAGGAAAGCGACGTCTACCCGCTGCTCCAGCAGAATCTGATCGACCGTTGGCGCATCAACTGCTGGCGCCCGGAAAACATCGTCCGATACGCCACGTACTTCGACCGCACCGACGTGATGGCCGAGACCTTCGCCGAGACCCTCTTCGGCGGCACGCGGGACACGGTGAACAGTTTTCTCTTCCGCGACCTCAACCCGAGGAGGCCCTATCTCGTCCTCAACTCGACGAACAACACCGACAGCGTGGCCGTGCCCGAGATCTTCACCTTCACCGAGCAGGACTTCGGGACTCTCCGCGCACGGCTGGACCTTTTCCCCGTCGCCTACGGCGTTGCGGGCTCGGCGGCCTTCCCGGGGGCCTTTCACTACGTCACGCTGCGCGATTACAGGACACAGGACGCGAGATTCGTCCACTTCTTGGACGGCGGCGTCCAGGACAACCTTGGCATCGAATCCCTGTGGCGGATCCTGTTGCGCGACAGCGGGACCCGGTACCGGGGCGTCCCGGTCCTCGTCATCCTCGCCGATTCGCGGCCGGCCGCCAATCCCAAGAGCGCAGCCGACCCTGACCCGAGGCGCTTCCTGGACTACTTCGTGGACTTCTCCAACGTCAGGGACACCTACAGCCTGCTGATGGTGGAAAACCAGCGGCTCAGGGCCCGCGAGTTCGACAAATACGTGAAGAGCCGCCCACGCGGGCTGTTCATCCACCTCGAGTTCGGCATGCTCAAGGACAGCCACCCGGACCTCTACGACAGGGTAAAGGACATACCGACCAATTTCAGGATCCGCGACGGACAGGCGGAGAGTCTGAAGCAGGCCGCCGCCATCCTCGTCGAAAAGGCCGTCGAGAAGATCCGGGCAGACGCCTACTGGGGGGGCCGTTTCAACTGA
- a CDS encoding EamA family transporter, with the protein MTWFLLSLTAAVGLATADAMTKRFFGDLAPYRMGATRIVAIAPWMILTLLFLPAVVPDRTFWLALAAALPLEISAFFLYMRALKLSPLSLSLPFLAFTPVFMILTGHLLLDESIAAGGALGIGLIVAGAYVLNLSKARAGMLGPIRAVAREPGSWIMLAISLIYAVTAPLGKIAVLHSNPWFFAAVYNLVLTVIIVALWPVAGNDRGAPGLFSRPRAMLMLGLVCSIENVCHMAAIAQVEAAYMIAVKRLSLLFGVLYGAWWFGEENIRERLAGAAIMIAGVFLIRWAQGG; encoded by the coding sequence ATGACCTGGTTCCTGCTCTCCCTGACGGCCGCCGTGGGCCTGGCCACGGCGGACGCCATGACGAAGCGCTTCTTCGGCGACCTGGCGCCCTACCGCATGGGCGCGACCCGCATCGTGGCCATCGCCCCCTGGATGATCCTGACGCTGCTCTTCCTCCCCGCGGTTGTCCCCGACCGGACGTTCTGGCTGGCCCTTGCCGCGGCGCTGCCGCTGGAGATCTCGGCGTTCTTCCTCTACATGCGGGCGCTCAAGCTCTCGCCCCTGTCGCTCTCCCTGCCCTTCCTGGCTTTCACGCCCGTCTTCATGATCCTCACGGGTCACCTCCTTCTCGATGAGTCGATCGCGGCAGGCGGCGCGCTGGGCATCGGGCTCATCGTCGCGGGGGCCTACGTCCTGAACCTCTCCAAGGCGAGGGCGGGTATGCTCGGGCCGATCCGGGCCGTCGCCCGCGAGCCCGGTTCCTGGATCATGCTCGCTATCTCCCTCATCTACGCCGTGACGGCACCGCTCGGCAAGATCGCGGTTCTGCACTCGAACCCGTGGTTCTTCGCCGCCGTCTACAATCTCGTCCTGACCGTGATCATCGTCGCGCTCTGGCCCGTGGCCGGAAACGACCGGGGAGCCCCGGGCCTCTTCAGCAGGCCGCGGGCCATGCTCATGCTCGGCCTTGTCTGCTCCATTGAGAATGTCTGCCACATGGCGGCCATCGCGCAGGTCGAGGCGGCCTACATGATCGCCGTCAAGCGCCTGAGTCTCCTGTTCGGGGTTCTCTATGGGGCGTGGTGGTTCGGGGAGGAGAATATCCGCGAGCGCCTCGCGGGCGCGGCCATCATGATCGCCGGCGTGTTCCTGATCCGCTGGGCGCAGGGGGGGTGA
- a CDS encoding CDP-alcohol phosphatidyltransferase family protein — MPYEEGGFRQRTQKSYYALMEKVARPFVAAGVSPNLITLMGLGLSLVAGIFFAAGLIFLGGMFLWFSALMDPIDGTVARLSGKVTRFGALFDSTLDRYAEFFIFFGFLFHFRDGWMFWVTAAALMGSVMVSYVKARAEGLGQTEFRGLMQRPERLILLIAGTVLNAPINSLFFPGCGDCTLQWTIVLLAVLTNITALQRLISSRKELAKNPPLPPV; from the coding sequence ATGCCCTACGAGGAAGGGGGCTTCCGGCAAAGAACGCAGAAGAGTTATTACGCCCTCATGGAGAAGGTCGCCCGGCCCTTCGTGGCTGCGGGCGTCTCGCCCAACCTCATCACGCTGATGGGGCTCGGTCTCTCGCTCGTGGCGGGCATCTTCTTCGCTGCGGGGCTCATCTTCCTCGGCGGGATGTTCCTGTGGTTCTCGGCCCTGATGGACCCCATCGACGGCACCGTGGCGAGATTGTCGGGAAAGGTCACGCGCTTCGGCGCCCTGTTCGACTCCACCCTCGACCGCTACGCCGAGTTCTTCATCTTCTTCGGCTTTCTCTTTCACTTCCGCGACGGCTGGATGTTCTGGGTCACGGCCGCGGCGCTCATGGGCTCCGTCATGGTGAGCTACGTGAAGGCACGGGCGGAAGGCCTGGGGCAGACCGAGTTCCGGGGCCTCATGCAGCGCCCCGAGCGGCTGATCCTTCTCATCGCCGGAACGGTCCTGAACGCGCCGATCAACAGCCTGTTCTTTCCCGGCTGCGGGGACTGCACCCTGCAGTGGACGATCGTGCTCCTCGCCGTCCTGACGAACATCACCGCATTGCAGCGCCTGATTTCCAGCCGCAAAGAGCTGGCGAAAAATCCCCCTCTCCCCCCTGTTTGA
- a CDS encoding AAA family ATPase — protein sequence MDYVQFYGFSRMPFGEDKDREAFFPSETHREALASILYGIRERKGYIVVFGGRGMGKTELVRQAMERLDEGTRAVLIAETHERYYQLLKELTVRLGLRTAESSKGPLLHELYEFLIRCLEKGENVVLFLDDAHRMKDEIVEELRLMSNLETSRTKLIQIVILGEPELDQRLSAKHLRQIRQRIQILHRLAPFGPDESRRYIEHQLAWAGGSAGVFTPEAIEALCKASGGIPGNLDALCGGALALGAERSENPVSARAVRDAQRAAASLIRPDSSISTAAASGRPALRSPWLYGALAAAAAFVMLGGWYYYGKHTAGVAKKEAAVTAQTAAKAPTPAAKTRAREEAPAPAPPAPVRGTVAREPADRGEPMKTVVVPEGATLSSIATRQYGMADATILDHILESNPEINDVDLILTGSQVLLPQSAGKARIMKGSDGSFSVHAATFMTQREARGYVGKIGSDLGRVELVKRRVAPQKEWYRVVAGPFASREEAVKALEALGRRAVP from the coding sequence ATGGATTACGTGCAGTTCTACGGCTTCAGCAGGATGCCCTTCGGGGAGGACAAGGACCGCGAGGCGTTCTTCCCGTCCGAGACGCACAGGGAAGCGCTGGCCTCCATCCTCTACGGCATCCGGGAACGGAAGGGGTACATCGTCGTCTTCGGCGGCCGGGGCATGGGCAAGACGGAGCTTGTCCGGCAGGCCATGGAACGTCTTGACGAGGGGACGCGGGCGGTCCTGATCGCGGAGACGCACGAGCGGTACTACCAGCTGCTCAAGGAGCTGACGGTCAGGCTGGGGCTCCGCACCGCGGAGTCGAGCAAGGGCCCCCTGCTGCACGAGCTCTACGAGTTCCTGATCCGCTGCCTGGAGAAGGGCGAGAACGTCGTGCTGTTCCTCGACGACGCGCACCGCATGAAGGACGAGATCGTCGAGGAGCTGCGGCTCATGTCCAACCTGGAGACGAGCCGGACCAAGCTCATCCAGATCGTCATCCTGGGTGAGCCCGAGCTGGATCAGAGGCTGAGCGCGAAGCACCTGCGCCAGATCCGGCAGCGCATCCAGATCCTGCACCGTCTCGCCCCGTTCGGACCGGACGAGTCGCGCCGGTACATCGAACACCAGCTGGCCTGGGCCGGCGGCAGCGCGGGGGTCTTCACGCCGGAGGCGATCGAGGCGCTCTGCAAGGCCTCGGGCGGCATCCCCGGCAACCTCGACGCCCTGTGCGGCGGCGCCCTCGCGCTCGGCGCGGAGAGGTCCGAAAACCCCGTGTCCGCCCGGGCGGTGCGCGACGCGCAGAGGGCTGCCGCGTCCCTGATCCGCCCCGATTCGTCGATTTCGACGGCCGCTGCGTCCGGCAGGCCGGCCCTTCGGTCCCCCTGGCTCTACGGCGCCCTGGCCGCCGCCGCGGCCTTCGTGATGCTGGGCGGGTGGTATTACTACGGGAAGCACACGGCGGGGGTTGCGAAGAAGGAAGCGGCGGTGACGGCGCAGACCGCCGCAAAGGCCCCGACCCCGGCTGCGAAGACGCGTGCTCGCGAGGAGGCGCCGGCGCCTGCCCCGCCGGCGCCGGTGAGGGGAACGGTCGCGCGGGAGCCGGCGGACAGGGGCGAGCCGATGAAGACGGTCGTGGTCCCCGAGGGGGCGACGCTCTCGTCCATTGCCACCCGGCAGTACGGTATGGCCGATGCCACCATCCTGGACCACATCCTGGAGTCCAACCCGGAGATCAACGACGTGGATCTCATCCTGACGGGCAGCCAGGTCCTGTTGCCGCAGTCCGCGGGGAAGGCCAGGATCATGAAGGGGTCAGACGGGTCTTTCAGCGTCCATGCCGCCACGTTCATGACCCAGCGCGAGGCGAGGGGCTATGTGGGGAAGATCGGCTCCGACCTCGGCAGGGTCGAACTCGTGAAGAGGCGCGTTGCGCCGCAGAAGGAATGGTACCGGGTGGTGGCGGGGCCCTTCGCGAGCCGGGAGGAGGCAGTGAAAGCGCTCGAGGCGTTGGGGCGCAGGGCTGTACCGTGA
- a CDS encoding DNA polymerase IV codes for MEQLFLNIHSWPQAVLHIDGDAFFTSCEEAIHPELRGKPLITGGERGIVACASYAAKAMGIKRGVPLHEAKKICPGLIVLPSDYETYSLFSRRMYNIVRRFTPQVEEYSIDEAFADLTGLRRSFHASYETIAMNIKREVERELGITVSVGLSLSKVLAKVASKHRKPAGFTVIPGRRIPEYIRELPVEKIWGIGPATTNYLWKMGIRTALEFARLPEGVVRKKFTKPGQEIWRELRGESVYPVTAEEKSDYASISKTKTFAPPTGDPEYLFAHLLRNLESACMKARRYHLAPRRLIGFLKMNDFEYRGDEVKLSRPSAHPLELCEVLRGLFDGLYRREELYRATGVILADLAPDRNVQYTLFESPLRAEKVRDLYAAVDEMREKFGKHCLHLGAAHPIDKLGKGRRGTPTVREQTAFFGETKRRHLPLPVLHVKV; via the coding sequence ATGGAACAGCTTTTCTTGAACATCCACTCCTGGCCGCAGGCCGTCCTGCACATCGACGGCGACGCCTTCTTCACGTCCTGCGAGGAGGCGATCCACCCCGAGCTCAGGGGCAAGCCCCTCATCACGGGCGGCGAGCGGGGGATCGTGGCCTGCGCGAGCTACGCCGCCAAGGCCATGGGGATCAAGCGCGGCGTGCCCCTGCACGAGGCGAAGAAAATCTGCCCGGGGCTCATCGTCCTGCCCTCGGACTACGAGACCTACAGCCTCTTCTCACGGCGCATGTACAACATCGTGCGGCGCTTCACGCCCCAGGTGGAGGAGTACTCCATCGACGAGGCTTTCGCCGACCTCACGGGCCTGCGCCGCTCCTTCCACGCCTCCTACGAGACGATCGCCATGAACATCAAGCGCGAGGTCGAACGCGAGCTGGGGATCACCGTCTCCGTGGGCCTCTCGCTCTCCAAGGTGCTTGCCAAGGTGGCCTCGAAGCATCGCAAGCCCGCAGGCTTCACCGTGATCCCGGGCCGCCGGATCCCCGAGTACATCCGGGAGCTGCCCGTCGAGAAGATCTGGGGGATCGGCCCCGCCACGACGAACTACCTCTGGAAGATGGGCATCCGGACGGCCCTGGAGTTTGCGCGGCTCCCGGAGGGCGTCGTGAGGAAGAAGTTCACCAAGCCCGGGCAGGAGATCTGGCGCGAGCTGCGCGGCGAGTCGGTCTACCCCGTCACGGCCGAGGAGAAGAGCGACTACGCCTCCATCAGCAAGACCAAGACCTTCGCCCCGCCCACGGGCGATCCCGAGTACCTCTTCGCGCACCTGCTGCGCAACCTCGAGTCGGCCTGCATGAAGGCCCGGCGCTACCACCTCGCGCCGCGCCGGCTCATCGGCTTCCTCAAGATGAACGACTTCGAGTACCGCGGCGACGAGGTGAAGCTCTCCCGCCCCTCGGCGCACCCGCTGGAGCTCTGCGAGGTGCTGCGGGGGCTCTTCGACGGGCTCTACCGCAGGGAGGAGCTCTACCGCGCCACGGGCGTGATCCTCGCGGACCTCGCGCCCGACCGCAACGTCCAGTACACCCTCTTCGAAAGCCCCCTGCGGGCCGAGAAGGTGCGCGACCTCTACGCGGCCGTCGACGAGATGCGCGAGAAGTTCGGCAAGCACTGCCTGCACCTCGGCGCCGCCCACCCCATCGACAAACTCGGCAAGGGCCGCCGCGGCACGCCCACCGTGCGCGAGCAGACGGCCTTCTTCGGCGAGACGAAGAGGAGGCATTTGCCCCTGCCGGTGCTCCACGTGAAGGTCTGA
- a CDS encoding endonuclease domain-containing protein has protein sequence MNKSRLSVNARNLRKRQTRAEELLWRNLGSRQLDNAKFRRQVPIGDYIVDFIFSFEKKIVIELDGGQHAAAAARDAERDAWLRGRGYSVLRFWDNEVFQNVEGILEVVRKNVASTPSA, from the coding sequence ATGAACAAATCGAGACTTTCCGTGAATGCCAGAAACCTCAGAAAAAGGCAGACCCGCGCAGAGGAACTGCTTTGGAGAAATTTGGGATCCAGACAGTTGGACAATGCCAAGTTCAGACGGCAGGTGCCCATTGGAGACTACATCGTGGATTTCATTTTTTCTTTCGAGAAAAAGATCGTCATCGAGCTGGATGGCGGGCAACACGCCGCGGCAGCGGCACGTGATGCCGAAAGAGATGCCTGGCTCCGGGGTCGGGGGTACAGCGTGCTGCGATTCTGGGACAACGAAGTATTCCAGAACGTGGAGGGGATCCTGGAAGTCGTCAGGAAGAATGTCGCCTCGACACCCTCTGCCTGA
- a CDS encoding IS1182 family transposase, which yields MAYRTGDRLQLGLLPASIEDYVSPEDPVRAYDAFVEALDLPQLGIEVDPNQVGNAAYDPRAMLKLLVYGYSYGVRSSRKLERECHHNLAFVWLMAGLRPDHKTIAEFRRNHKAALKQVLRHCARLCIKLDLIAGNVLFVDGTKIRANASRYRSHDRAWYEKKLADLDRRIEQLLQDCEAIDRRERHMDSYVAMRKDLAQTNTLKDRVQEALRGFEGGSHRHVNLTDPDCALMKSVQGSHAAYNVQLVVDDKQGLLLQADAVEETSDVNQFARQIEAANALLESPCETACADAGYADTAELEKIDRQGIRVIVPSQRQARKEPEKPFSKSHFAYDPEQDDYSCPEGHRLRYESTEKRTGKRHYVITDAAICHACRHYGSCTQARRGRKIIRLPNEEVKLRLEAQYEEAASQAVYERRKTRAEHPFGHIKRNLKVDAFLLRGLEGARAEVSMLASCFNVARLISLLGVNGLIERLRALGRPCFAPA from the coding sequence ATGGCCTATCGAACCGGCGACCGTCTGCAACTGGGGCTGCTGCCCGCCAGCATCGAGGACTACGTGTCCCCCGAGGACCCGGTACGGGCCTACGATGCCTTCGTGGAGGCCTTGGATCTGCCGCAACTGGGCATCGAGGTGGACCCCAACCAGGTCGGCAACGCCGCCTACGATCCGCGCGCGATGCTCAAGCTGCTGGTCTACGGCTACTCCTACGGGGTACGCAGTTCCCGCAAGCTCGAACGGGAGTGCCACCACAACCTGGCCTTTGTGTGGCTGATGGCCGGGCTGAGGCCCGACCACAAGACCATCGCGGAGTTTAGGCGCAACCACAAGGCGGCCCTCAAGCAGGTGCTCCGGCACTGCGCCCGGCTCTGCATCAAGCTCGACCTAATCGCGGGCAACGTGCTGTTTGTCGACGGCACAAAGATCCGGGCCAATGCCTCACGCTACCGCAGCCATGACCGGGCCTGGTACGAGAAGAAGCTGGCCGATCTGGATCGGCGCATCGAGCAGCTGTTGCAGGACTGCGAGGCCATCGACCGCCGGGAGCGGCACATGGACTCGTACGTGGCGATGCGAAAGGACCTTGCCCAGACGAACACGCTCAAGGACCGGGTCCAGGAGGCCCTGCGGGGCTTCGAGGGAGGCAGCCACCGGCACGTCAACCTCACCGACCCGGACTGCGCCCTGATGAAGAGCGTCCAGGGCAGCCACGCGGCCTACAACGTCCAGTTGGTGGTGGATGACAAGCAGGGGCTTCTGCTGCAGGCCGATGCCGTCGAAGAGACCAGTGATGTCAACCAGTTCGCCCGGCAGATCGAGGCCGCCAACGCGCTGCTGGAGAGTCCCTGCGAGACGGCCTGCGCCGATGCCGGCTATGCCGACACGGCGGAGCTCGAGAAGATCGACCGCCAGGGGATCCGAGTGATCGTGCCTTCACAGCGGCAGGCGAGGAAAGAGCCGGAAAAGCCGTTCAGCAAAAGCCATTTTGCGTATGACCCAGAGCAAGATGACTACAGCTGCCCTGAAGGTCACAGGCTCCGGTATGAATCGACGGAAAAACGCACGGGCAAGCGGCACTACGTGATCACCGACGCGGCCATCTGCCACGCGTGCCGGCACTACGGGAGCTGCACCCAGGCGCGCAGGGGGCGCAAGATCATCCGGCTGCCCAACGAAGAGGTTAAGCTCAGGCTGGAGGCCCAGTACGAGGAGGCCGCCTCGCAGGCCGTCTACGAGAGGCGCAAAACCCGGGCCGAGCATCCCTTCGGGCACATCAAGCGCAACCTCAAGGTCGATGCCTTCCTGCTACGGGGGCTCGAGGGGGCGCGAGCCGAGGTCTCGATGCTGGCCAGTTGCTTCAATGTGGCTCGCCTGATCTCGCTGCTCGGGGTCAACGGGCTCATCGAGAGGCTCCGGGCCCTCGGAAGGCCCTGCTTCGCACCGGCATGA
- the lexA gene encoding repressor LexA, producing the protein MSRKLAGFYRNHRRMPAYSEMMPLLGVRSKSVVHFWMRKLLKEGILEQDRRGLLRPVRRDFALPLVGAVQAGFPTPPGDELRDLVSLDEYLVTKPEASFLLRVSGDSMTGEGIMPGDLVIVERGREPKTGDVVVAQVDGEWTMKYFTRAKGGAVVLESANPKYPPIRAREELKIAGIVSAVVRKYHL; encoded by the coding sequence GTGTCGAGAAAGTTGGCGGGGTTCTACCGGAACCACCGGCGGATGCCGGCCTACTCGGAGATGATGCCCCTGCTGGGGGTGCGCTCGAAGAGCGTCGTGCACTTCTGGATGCGCAAGCTCCTGAAGGAGGGCATCCTCGAGCAGGACCGCAGGGGGCTCCTGCGGCCCGTGCGGCGCGACTTCGCCCTGCCGCTCGTGGGCGCCGTCCAGGCCGGGTTCCCGACGCCCCCCGGGGATGAGCTGCGGGACCTCGTCTCGCTCGACGAGTACCTCGTGACGAAGCCCGAGGCGTCCTTCCTGCTGCGCGTGAGCGGCGATTCCATGACCGGCGAGGGGATCATGCCGGGGGACCTGGTCATCGTCGAGCGGGGCCGGGAACCGAAGACGGGCGACGTGGTCGTGGCCCAGGTGGACGGCGAGTGGACGATGAAGTACTTCACCCGGGCGAAGGGCGGCGCCGTGGTGCTCGAGTCGGCCAACCCGAAGTATCCCCCCATCCGCGCGCGGGAGGAGCTGAAAATCGCGGGGATCGTGAGCGCGGTGGTTCGAAAATACCATTTGTAG